In Cotesia glomerata isolate CgM1 linkage group LG8, MPM_Cglom_v2.3, whole genome shotgun sequence, the sequence AACATTGCTTCTCTCTATCCCATGGTAACTACATTTGGAGTGTAACTTGCGAACTGCATTATccacaaattttgaaaatttttaacttcccgcttttTACACTGGGATCCCTTTGGGACCTCATAATATGTACGATACTGTTGTTTATGTTGAAACTTGGAAATGGTTttcataaaactatttaattaatattattgtttaaaatttaactaaaatgtGATTAAAATCTCCTAAAAATTCTACACGGAGCTGATCATTTCTTTTTTAGTGAATggtaatagttttttttaaaataattattttacacatgacatttttttccCATGTTTAACctacaatttactttttttcattttatgtaagtatattttaaattttactatcttcaattattatcaaattgtagcattttaatttttctaacgaCCAAATTCATTCccctatttttttcttaattataaaattaattattaatttaattcaattttaagaattttagtGCTACATTCTGACACCAGACGGCGCTTcggtagaaaaattttcaaatggcAATTTAGGGAGAATGCCCTTAACGTGTGTAGTGCATGTGAAAACTACGTGAGCTTACTGTACACTGTACACACTGCACTGAAGATAAGTCTTTCAAAGTTGCTTCCTTTATCAATTGAAGTAGCCCAACAATATAGAtcactttttaaatatgttcGTGTATTGATTATCGATGAAATTAGTATGATTGGAGCCGAGTTGTTGTCCCAAATAGATTCAAGGTTAAAGCAAATCACCGGTAATTTTGAAGTCCATTTTGGTggattagatataattttgattGGTGATCTACGTCAACTACCGCCAGTTCGTGCTACCCCaatttacaaacaaataaaacgACAAATAGCAGGTTCAACACTATGGCGAGggttgaaatttttcgaactAAACGAAGTTATGCGACAAGCTAATCAAAGTTTTGcaacaatattaacaaaaattg encodes:
- the LOC123270256 gene encoding ATP-dependent DNA helicase PIF1-like, whose protein sequence is MFNLQFTFFHFIILVLHSDTRRRFGRKIFKWQFRENALNVCSACENYVSLLYTVHTALKISLSKLLPLSIEVAQQYRSLFKYVRVLIIDEISMIGAELLSQIDSRLKQITGNFEVHFGGLDIILIGDLRQLPPVRATPIYKQIKRQIAGSTLWRGLKFFELNEVMRQANQSFATILTKIGNGQLLDQEELDLIESRIYSEEEAERLCPDGIRLFLIIIQLLNTTIKF